In one Roseburia intestinalis L1-82 genomic region, the following are encoded:
- a CDS encoding methylglyoxal synthase — MAHMNENYVTLTIGKQKNIALIAHDNKKAELIAWCETNKEILKNHFLCGTGTTARMITDQTGLPVRGYNSGPLGGDQQIGAKIVEGKVDFVIFFSDPLTAQPHDPDVKALLRIAQVYDIPIANNKASADFMIRSEYMNEEYEHEVINFKENIKKRSETL; from the coding sequence ATGGCGCATATGAATGAAAATTATGTAACACTTACCATTGGAAAACAGAAAAATATTGCACTGATCGCGCATGATAATAAAAAAGCAGAGCTGATCGCATGGTGCGAAACAAATAAAGAGATCCTGAAAAATCATTTCCTTTGTGGAACAGGGACCACGGCACGTATGATTACAGACCAGACCGGACTTCCGGTTCGTGGATATAACAGCGGCCCTCTTGGTGGAGACCAGCAGATCGGTGCAAAGATCGTTGAGGGAAAAGTAGACTTTGTCATTTTCTTTTCTGATCCATTGACTGCACAGCCTCATGATCCTGATGTAAAGGCACTGCTTCGTATTGCACAGGTATATGATATCCCGATCGCAAACAATAAGGCATCGGCAGACTTTATGATCAGATCTGAATATATGAATGAAGAGTATGAGCATGAGGTGATCAACTTCAAAGAAAACATCAAAAAACGCTCAGAGACATTATAA
- a CDS encoding NUDIX hydrolase yields the protein METKQMEVLAVFDEKNYDDTTKVYEKYNVRGVIFRDGKIAMQCSTDGEYKMPGGGMEKGESFLETLVREIREETGLTVLKESVCELGEILEMRRDIFDPSCKYICHSYFYYCKVGEKQEKLHLTPSEVAKGYYLKWEQPETVYNTNIRIEKDPWIIRDTAFVKMILDGKVKLPE from the coding sequence GAGACAAAACAGATGGAAGTGCTTGCTGTTTTTGACGAGAAGAATTATGACGACACAACAAAAGTATATGAAAAATATAATGTGCGTGGTGTAATTTTCCGGGATGGAAAGATTGCCATGCAGTGTAGTACGGATGGCGAATATAAGATGCCCGGCGGCGGGATGGAAAAGGGAGAGAGTTTTTTAGAAACCCTTGTGCGTGAGATCCGTGAAGAGACAGGGCTTACCGTTTTAAAAGAGTCTGTGTGTGAACTAGGGGAGATCCTTGAGATGCGCCGCGATATATTTGATCCGTCCTGTAAATATATCTGTCATTCTTACTTTTATTACTGTAAGGTAGGGGAAAAACAGGAGAAACTTCATCTGACACCCAGTGAAGTGGCAAAGGGGTATTATCTTAAGTGGGAGCAGCCGGAGACTGTATACAATACCAATATACGCATAGAAAAGGATCCGTGGATCATTCGTGACACTGCATTTGTGAAGATGATTCTGGATGGAAAAGTAAAATTGCCGGAATAA